From Daucus carota subsp. sativus chromosome 6, DH1 v3.0, whole genome shotgun sequence:
GCTGTCGTTTCACATGTATATTCAGTGAAAttttgaggaaaaaaaaaaatcattttcaaaattagGTGTACTCAATtcaactattaaaaaattatcagacttttagaatatttaattagaattcgataatatttaattgatattttagattatatgtaaaaattcgatgatattcaattaaaattatataattttaataaaatttaattgtaGTCAAATGATGGTAGATTTTCCCGAACATATAAAATGACGGATTTTacgaaattattttttatatatatatttttttaaacctcAGCACAATCCAAGTATTTTGAAATGtcgtgtttaaattttaaaaagattgtACGTCAACTCTGCcaaatttcattaataatttatataaatcaaaatcatatactaACTATTAAAACTTATAgatattgatttattaaaattccaGTTGGAtacacatttttaatattttataaacttttttcaAATATCGTGGTTGTACATTCTGAGTCCAAAATTATTTCCAAATTACGGTTTTATTTAAGAATCAAGAGAACCACCGTTATCAAGAAACTTGAGTTTCTTAAGAATGAGATCTGTTTTCTATCAACAAGCAATTGAGTCGAGAACAAAGAgacaaaactaaattaaaaaaaaaaaaaaaaaactgaaacacTAAGGTGCAATGGCGTGAAGAGCAATGACTAAATTAGCATATGCTGCCAAGTGCTACATTTCATGAACAGATCTAACAGAGAAACACAATGAATTTAACCTGATACTAGAAAAttttagggaaaatagatttttttgccacccaacttattatttgtttagaaacctaccactgaattataattttttccttttttgtcactaatgttaggtttggatttttttttgtcactaacgttaggttcagatttgattattaacactatgttatttttttagcattattaaaatatagtgttagtctgcaatataatggcgatctgatatttgtctatatctttatatgtagtgttctaggtagtttatcttggaggatgagagttggacacgcattttgagattccgaaaaatttcaaaaattattttattttattttttctgaataaaatttaatgttggatttttttccttaaaaaaacattggatttttttttgtcactaacgttatgttttgatttgattattaacaatatgttattttttttttaattataaaaacatagtggtggtcttcaatattatggtgatatgatatgtgtctgtaacattatatacagtcatctatatgtcccctggctagtttaccttgaagtatgagagtttaacaaacattttaagaatgtaaaaaatttagttttataaattattttaggactccacaaaaatatagtatcacttgactttatagttctttaccactacttgtcacgtattttaaggttctcactttttataaatatagtttcataagttaattttgagattttctttctgagtaaaaaaaatccgtactctcgtcctccaagataaAATATCTAGGACACacatggagtactacatataaatatatagacacagatcaccattatattacagactaccgaaaaataaatttccgaaaaatatcgtttagatggtcgaaaaaatataataacataatgttaataatcaaatccgaacctagcgttggtgacaaaaaaaaatccgaacctaacattagtggcaaaaaagaaaaaaaattatagttcagtagtaataatcaaatccgaacctagtgttagtgacaaaaaaaaatccgaacctaacactagtggcaaaaaagaaaaaaattataattcagtggtagatttctaaataaataataagttgggtgacaaaaaaatctattttctcaaaattttatgaagatattgtAAGGGATTATACTAACAAGTGCTTAAATTAATACTAGGAAATTTTTAACAAGCATATCGAatattgtttatataaaaaacaaagatCAAAACCGAATTTCATACGTGATAGCAAATTCAAGTCAAATTATCAGCCTCAAAACTTACGCACCTACACTTATAAGTCTATAGCCTCAAGTATTCTGGTATCTAGCAAAATTTATTAGGGAAGAGGAGAGAATGTGGTTACTTCACAAACAAGATCTGGAGCATGCCAAATGTGCCATCATAATGCAACACCACGATTGCGTCTCCCGGCTTGCAAAGGTTTCTCGTCTTTGCATATTCGATGGAATACTTCATCACTTCTTCTGTGGAACTATTAGGAGGAGTTATTGTCCATCCTGGAGTCAATAGAGGCACAATTCCACTGTATATAAGGCCATGCCTTGCCGGGGCCTGGTGAGTGCTTGACCAATCCATAGAATCAGTAGCTCCATCAGGTAATATTACAGACAAGATTGGCATTTTTGGTCGGTATTTGGATACCAGCTTTGCAGTGGTTCCACCTCTAGTTAGGACCACAACCAGAACTGCCTGTGAGGAAGTAGCAGTGTGCACAGCAGAGCTAGCCAAACTCTCTAATGGAGTCATGGGCTTTGGTGCAGTTTCCATGACCCTTTTAAAGATGTCGTAATAGTTCAGGGAATTCTCTGCCTCTAAGCAAATATTAGCCATTGTTTGAACTGCAAGTTCTGGGTAATCCCCTGCAGCTGTTTCACCACTAAGCATCACACAATCAGTTCCATCAATAACTGCATTGGCAACATCAGTTGCTTCCGCTCGAGTAGGTCGTGGGGATTTGGTCATTGACTCTAGCATCTGTGTTGCAGTCACCACAGCCTTCCCCGCCACATTGCACTTGGAGATCATCATCTTCTGTGCTAGGAATATCTTTTCAATTGGTATCTCCATACCCAAGTCACCCCGAGCTACCATAAATGCATCTGTATTGGCAAGAATGTCATCAAAGTTGGCCACCCCTTCTTGATTCTCAACCTACAAAAGCAACAAAAACAAATGCAATATAAGTACTTGGTACTATTTGATAGTACTCAATTGCATATGGAAGATAAGACAGAAACATGGTTAGGCTCATACCTTTGACATCAGAACTATAGTCTTGGCATGATCACCGAGCAGCTTCCTAACCTCTTTGAGGTCTGATCCTTTGCGTACAAATGACAAAGCAATAATGTCAATCTTGTTAGGAACTCCCCAGTTTAAGATATCATCCTTGTCCTTCTCAGTTAATGTTGGCAGATCAACAATTACACCAGGAAGATTGACATTCTTCTTTTCACCTAAAGCTGCAGAATTTTCACATCGACATCTGACCAAGCCTCTTTCCTTGTCACAAGATAAAACTCTGAGTGATATACTTCCATCCGCACACAAAATAACACTGTCTGGCTTTACGTCCTCAGCAAGTTTCTTGTAGCTCATCGAGATCATGTCATCATCACCTTGAATGGTGTAATCAGTCGAGATAGTGATTTCTTGACCCTGCCGAAGATTGATTTTTTTACCATCCTTCAACAACCCTGTTCGAATTTCTGGACCCTGCAAAGATGAAACATCTAcattaagaaatttcattaagTACAATATACATGAATATAACTTCACCAAAACTTTTTCATAAGAAAGACATTCTATATCCACTTTTACAACCTACTACTTTCATCTAACAATTAGCAACTGACAGAGATGTTTAGTTTCTACTTCACAGAAGCATAATTAAACtgaaataacaaaaatttatatctttaaacttcaattttaaatatatacaaaaacagCACATCCCGAGAATTTATAGTTTAACATCTCTATCAACTCCAAAAAAATAAGCAGGTAGGTTGAGAGATGCAAAATAAGAGACAAGTCGTACTCAAAACTTAATTTCTCAATCCATCAGCTAAGTTTCTGGAAAGGTATTTGGAACCAGTTAGCATTACCACTTCATAAGATTACAACCCTTTATAGATCTTCCAAGCACCTCGCTGTATCGCAAAATATCAATTACTACTTTAAAAAACCAATTAAGAATATTAttgcaaataaattatttttttaattaattcccCTGTTCTTCTGCGCCAAACATACATTATAAAGCTAAAAACCGATAGGCAAACCAAATAGTAAGCTCATCAATCATCATAAACTATGCtttcaattaatatattttaaaatcattagTCCGTAAAAATCCGAAAAGGCCCAAGGGTTTAAAGTGCTTAAAGCCTCAGAAACATTTAAACACAATATTAACATAAAAACAGACATGCATATTAAGATTCTATGAGATCTAGGAGATTAACACAcgggagagagtgagagagagagagagagagagagagggagagggagagagggagagagagagaggggggggggaggagagggagagggagagggagagagagagagagagagaccttcGTATCCAACATAACAGCACAAGGAATAGAGGTATTGACAACAGCAGTTCTCAAATTATCAAGAGTCTCCTGATGATACTCATGGCTCCCATGCGAAAAGTTAAACCTAGCCACATTCATCCCAGCAACAAGCAACCTCTCGATCATCTCCACCGATCTCGAAGAAGGCCCCAACGTACACACAATCTTCGTCTTAGGCCTCTTCTCCATCCTCTTCACCTTGTCAACACAACCATTACTATCAATATCATTGTTGTGTGGCTTTGAAGAGAAACCAGAAAAATCAATAACGGCCATTGCTGTTTTGTTTGATAACTAAAGGTAAAAGCAGGGTTTTATTTGTGTAGGAAGAATAGGTTTTAAGTTAGCATAGGTTTGTATGGAGAGGCGTGTTTATATGCACTTTTCTCCACACGTTCAAAAAGGAAACGACCGTGTCGTGGCTTACTGCCCAAGTATCTTAAACCGCCGCTCATATTTTCGGTTGCGAAAATCGGAAATCGGATATCaaagttaatttattaattattagataaaaaatcaagagtttatttaaatttattttataatagttAGTTTAACAGTTGATCGGTCGCTGTGATCAGTTATTTTTAGTAGTgtgtgatttatttttatataatttaatattgaaaaatattaaaattatttttatattattttttatttcatatttgatactaattttgagatttttattataaaaaattaaaattttgagactAATGATAATAtggattcaaattcaaattttgataaagTGAAAATCAATATTACACGACAGACATGTACCGCAAAAACTCTGTTCCAAATGTCAAAGCAAATTCTCGAAGACCACAAGACCTCTGCTTTTGCAGTAATTTAGACGTATGGTTTATACCCTAATTATTCGGGCAGAGCAGCCTATGCCTATTATTCGGGCAGTGCAATTTTTCGGCTATTATTTTAGGTATTTTAGAATCATGCTCTTCAATATTCTTTTAGTTGGAAATATACTAATAATATTACCCTCCATTAAAGTTCCGCATCCAGAAGCATAGCTTACAAAACTCAACTGTCAATATTTTATTACGAAAATTCAACTTAAATTtaaggggaattatcttgtatattgttttttcaatcttattttcaaaaatactaccttatccaatcttattttcaaatctctaaaatattttcaaaaatactacctttttgaaaatattttctaaagatacggtggttgcatatgcaaccatatatgcaactacaaatcctgatttcgagttccaaatatgaggtcgaaaatgacatttgaaaactggaactcgaaatcaggatttgtagttgcatatatggttgcatatgcaaccaccgtatttttgaaaatattttagagaaggtagtatttttgaaaataagattggataagatagtatttttggaaataagattgaaaacgtgattattaataaaaaaagccctaaaTTTAATTCAACAAGGGGAACTCAgaaagatatattttttataataatatattaaaagtttCTATTTAGTTGTTCTGGGTGTGTTGTCTAAAACATGTActcaaaatatatgtatatgaaacaTTTTATTAATGGAATAGGGTCGGAGAATCCAAATTAAGTACTCAATTCTTTCCAATTGAGTACTCAAAATTCTTTCTAAATAATGTATTGATATTATGTCGATTTGCgatattttaattgataaagtTATTATATATTCAGAATTTATTATACTctattaaattataaccaatcaaATGTGATGTATAGATTCAATCTCGTAACGAATTCGGGTGCTCTAAAATTtctcttattaattttaatcttgTTAACTTAAAAGTACTTGTTTCTCAAACAAGTATCGATTCCAGAAGAAAAAATTGCCACAGGCCCTGTGTCTCCTCCAGAGAagaagaatatttttaaatcgaAGATGCATAACAACTTTTCAAATGGTACAGATATATTTGTTGGAGTATAAGATAAAGTTGGCATAAGAATGGTTGGTTTGAGTATATCAATGATGCGTGCGTGAGATTGAAGCTTAAACAGTCATGCAAGATCGAAGAACCAACAGCTCCAGCCCTACAGCTATCCATGTTGTTTAAAGCTAAAGCTACAGCTTTTCTAATATCTTACCAAATCCCCACACTACAAGTTTTTAACAAATATGATGTGAAATGCGATAAATATAGTTTTGTCGTAACATTGTATTGGATAAATTGAGAATCATAAGAATCTtgaattttgaatgaaaaaaaaatctacgCCCCCGACATGCAGTGTTCAGCAGCTCATGTCACCAATTCTGCAAAATTAAATCTATGCTAAAAGAGTTTTAAAGATTAACAGACGTAATtgcccaaaaaaaataaattacaaagttGGTTTGGTACTTCCATACAGTAGTCTGTAGTATTGTGTAATGGGGGGTTGAACAAGCTCAATCAGACTCAATCCCACAGTATAACAGTAAAGATTATTGATAGAAAATCGCATCACATCACACCATTTACATATTTCTGAATTCTAGGGAATAATCAAAGTCTGTGTTGTAGATTGTTAAgtacataataaaatataagccCGATTATATAACTCTGCACATAGTAGAAGCATACCTCCCTCAAACTTGATCCGCAACCAGCGCTCACCTGGTTTACTTCTGTCCCCCAACTCACCAAGTCATACAGATCTAGTGCACTTGCAATGTATCCTTATAAGGTAGAAGATGTTCTTGATTTGTTCATTTTTGCATCCTGTGGGGATGGAGGGGGCAATGACGGTGATGAGACAGCGGCGTGATAAGATGAAGATGCAAGTTGAGCAAGTGCCGGAACAGCACCACCTGCAGATTTCCAAGCCCATGCAAAATGTTGGTAATCATGATCAAATGCTCGACTTCTGTATATTTAGccatacaaattttattttaaaaaagttcaACACTTGTTACTTTAACATCAAATCTATCTACCTATAGGTCTGATTTGTCAATATGAAAATTTCAAGATGAGCTGAGACTTTGGTACTTCAATTTGGGAGTACATAAGGCGATTATATCTTTATTGGATCCACCTATATGACTTTTGCCCAAGACTGTCAAAGGAGGTCAGGGATATTCCATTTGTTACGGTAACAAACCAGAATGGTCCCAATGTAATTTATCAACAACAGTTCATAAAATGCATGCAGCAGCTCACCAGACCGTAGGGAGGTTGACATTAAAGTAAAATATCAAATGGGTAACGAATAGAAGAAGTTGGCTGCAAGGCATCATGATTTATTATAGTTAGGCTCCAATTCATTATGGAACACATTGACTgttaatttagaaatatatgAAGAGAGAATATGACAGATCACCTGCTTTTTTTGCTAATACACAAGGGTGGCCTGATACCTTGTTCTTAGATGGCTACAAGAGAATTCGATTATTGTTTTCAACAGAACTTCATACTTCATAATTTTACTAAATGACAGGTCTGATGAACTTCTACATTGTTATCATAATACAAGGTTTATCCAACATTGTGTAcaaacaatatatatagcaaacaGGAAGCCTTACCTGCTAATCCTGCACAAGCTGAAGAGAAAACTATTACCGGTGGGGCCTGTGTTCACATGATAGTTCCAAAATTTAGTATCCAAAATCATGCATCAAGATATGCAAGTAAACATGAGTATCCATTGCATATGCTGAGCAACAAAACGTGTACTCAAAAATATAAGTCGCAATTTCTCTGAGTGATG
This genomic window contains:
- the LOC108225369 gene encoding probable pyruvate kinase, cytosolic isozyme, translated to MAVIDFSGFSSKPHNNDIDSNGCVDKVKRMEKRPKTKIVCTLGPSSRSVEMIERLLVAGMNVARFNFSHGSHEYHQETLDNLRTAVVNTSIPCAVMLDTKGPEIRTGLLKDGKKINLRQGQEITISTDYTIQGDDDMISMSYKKLAEDVKPDSVILCADGSISLRVLSCDKERGLVRCRCENSAALGEKKNVNLPGVIVDLPTLTEKDKDDILNWGVPNKIDIIALSFVRKGSDLKEVRKLLGDHAKTIVLMSKVENQEGVANFDDILANTDAFMVARGDLGMEIPIEKIFLAQKMMISKCNVAGKAVVTATQMLESMTKSPRPTRAEATDVANAVIDGTDCVMLSGETAAGDYPELAVQTMANICLEAENSLNYYDIFKRVMETAPKPMTPLESLASSAVHTATSSQAVLVVVLTRGGTTAKLVSKYRPKMPILSVILPDGATDSMDWSSTHQAPARHGLIYSGIVPLLTPGWTITPPNSSTEEVMKYSIEYAKTRNLCKPGDAIVVLHYDGTFGMLQILFVK